The following proteins are encoded in a genomic region of Anomaloglossus baeobatrachus isolate aAnoBae1 chromosome 6, aAnoBae1.hap1, whole genome shotgun sequence:
- the LOC142244388 gene encoding uncharacterized protein LOC142244388 codes for MMTTSGQPGLALPQPVSTSCQQMLGFPGQAIPPGQQVLGLPPYGLPPGQQVLGLQSHGSPPGQQAPGQQVLGLQPHGLPPGQQVLGLPPYGSPPGQQVLGLPPYGLPPGQQVLGMQPHGLPPGQQVQGLPLPDMPPGQQELARLQDHVESDSLASSLLPQGRGGSARVESEDAGRRQEPGSSAAGLTAPRQPDGAFSEIGTCSRSQRSDLSNGVVGSAIRAARKLISGSLSGGTWSAYSQAWKVWEDWKLSVGGDMEDDGRLLMLVGHYWEAGWSVPKVNRFLAGLAFGFKVRGLKDVTKSFLVAQALKGWRRGWKVEDKRRPISYELLLSLGRQGDRVCTSIWEKRLFKLAFSLAFFAALRLGELVCTSRFKRDGLSRDSVDLYEDRIEILIRSSKTDQLGKGCRVVVFGVPGSAMCPVRCLREFGSVAGGANIPLLVHADGSSLSRFQFISIFKRCLERGGFSSADFGSHSFRIGAATEAARRGLSDEVVKRIGRWESGRFKSYVRIDRL; via the exons ATGATGACAACTTCCGGCCAGCCGGGGCTggccctcccacagccagtgtcaacATCCTGCCAACAGATGCTGGGCTTTCCTGGTCAGGCGATtcctcccggccagcaggtgctgggcctgcCACCTTATGGCttacctcccggccagcaggtgctgggcctgcAATCACATGGATCACCTCCCGGCCAGCAGgctcccggccagcaggtgctgggcctgcAACCCCATGGAttacctcccggccagcaggtgctgggcctgcCACCTTATGGATcacctcccggccagcaggtgctgggcctgcCACCTTATGGAttacctcccggccagcaggtgctgggcaTGCAACCCCACGGTttacctcccggccagcaggtgcaGGGCCTGCCATTACCAGATATGCCACCCGGCCAGCAGGAGCTGGCAAGGCTACAAGACCACGTCGAAAGCGATTCACTCGCATCGAGCCTCCTCCCTCAAGGCCGTGGGGGCTCTGCTAGAGTCGAATCGGAGGATGCAGGAAGACGTCAGGAACCAGGATCTTCGGCTGCTGGGCTCACAGCACCCAGGCAGCCAG ACGGCGCTTTTTCAGAGATTGGCACCTGCAGCAGAAGCCAAAGGTCTGACTTGTCCAATGGAGTTGTGGGTTCTGCCATTCGAGCGGCAAGGAAGCTGATTTCCGGATCATTATCAGGTGGTACCTGGTCAGCCTACTCTCAGGCTTGGAAAGTTTGGGAGGATTGGAAGTTATCTGTAGGGGGCGACATGGAGGACGATGGTCGGTTGTTAATGCTAGTAGGCCATTATTGGGAAGCTGGTTGGTCGGTTCCAAAAGTTAATCGTTTTTTAGCTGGTTTAGCCTTTGGCTTCAAGGTTAGGGGCCTTAAGGATGTAACAAAATCCTTTTTAGTCGCGCAAGCGCTAAAAGGATGGAGGAGAGGTTGGAAAGTGGAAGATAAGAGAAGACCAATTTCTTACGAATTGCTGTTGAGTTTGGGGAGGCAAGGGGATAGGGTTTGTACTTCTATTTGGGAGAAGCGTCTCTTTAAGTTAGCTTTTTCCTTGGCATTCTTTGCAGCTTTGCGGTTAGGGGAGCTGGTGTGCACCTCCAGATTTAAAAGGGATGGTCTATCGAGGGATAGTGTCGATCTTTATGAGGACAGGATTGAAATATTAATTCGTTCTTCTAAAACTGATCAGTTAGGAAAAGGTTGCAGAGTGGTGGTGTTTGGAGTCCCCGGATCGGCGATGTGTCCGGTCCGTTGTTTAAGGGAATTCGGTTCAGTAGCTGGAGGGGCTAACATTCCGTTGTTGGTACATGCGGATGGTTCCTCATTGTCTCGATTTCAATTTATATCTATTTTCAAACGCTGTTTGGAGCGGGGTGGTTTCTCATCAGCGGATTTTGGCAGCCATTCTTTTAGAATAGGCGCAGCCACTGAAGCAGCCAGGAGAGGGCTCAGTGATGAAGTGGTAAAAAGGATTGGAAGGTGGGAATCTGGAAGATTCAAGTCATATGTGCGAATTGACAGGTTGTGA